From Elaeis guineensis isolate ETL-2024a chromosome 16, EG11, whole genome shotgun sequence, a single genomic window includes:
- the LOC105058896 gene encoding protein argonaute 1A, with the protein MVRKRRTELPGSGESSQSAESSSSGGRGGHQRPAESSPTQQQQGGGQVWGPAPQPPMQGGRGRGFHQGRGGGAQPHGGMAPQQQGAPVSEYQGRGGPYARGGMPPQQHYGGHRGGGSMAGGHGVGPSAGPSRPPAPELHQAMQAPYEAAQASSSQASSSRQPDVSAAQLPQQFEQLSVQGEAAHGQAIQPVVPLVSSSKSLRFPLRPGKGSFGDRCVVKANHFFAELPDKDLHQYDVSIKPEVSSRGVNRAVMEQLVRHYKESYLGGRLPAYDGRKSLYTAGPLPFTSREFHIALIDEDDGSGSERRQRTFNVVIKLAARADLHHLELFLAGRQADAPQEALQVLDIVLRELPTARYSPIGRSFYSPNLGRRQPLGEGLESWRGFYQSIRPTQMGLSLNIDMSSTAFIEPLPVIDFIAQLLNRDVQARPLSDADRVKIKKALRGVKVEVTHRGNMRRKYRISGLTSQATRELTFPVDERGTMKSVVQYFQETYGFTIQHTNLPCLQVGNQQRLNYLPMEVCKIVEGQRYSKRLNERQITALLKVTCQRPHERELDIIQTVRHNAYHEDPYAKEFGIKISEKLASVEARVLPAPWLKYHDTGREKKCLPRIGQWNMMNKKMVNGGRVQNWMCISFARNVHESVARGFCHELVQMCRTSGMDFSIEPVLPPSSERPDQVERALKARYHNAMSKLQPRGELDLLIVILPDNNGSLYGDLKRICETELGLVSQCCLAKHVTSRKSKQQYLANVALKINVKVGGRNTVLMDAWTRGIPLVSDRPTIIFGADVTHPHPGEDSSPSIAAVVASQDWPEVTKYAGLVSAQAHRQELIQDLFKVWQDPQRGTVTGGMIRELLISFKRATGEKPVRIIFYRDGVSEGQFYQVLLHELDAIRKACASLEQNYQPPVTFVVVQKRHHTRLFANDHHDHQSVDRSGNILPGTVVDSKICHPTEFDFYLCSHAGIQGTSRPAHYHVLWDENKFSADDLQTLTNNLCYTYARCTRSVSIVPPAYYAHLAAFRARFYMEPETSDSGSLASGVAAGRGPPGSGPRSSRFAGSVAVRPLPPLKENVKRVMFYC; encoded by the exons ATGGTGAGGAAGAGAAGAACCGAACTTCCTGGTTCTGGAGAGAGCTCACAATCTGCAGAGTCTAGTAGCAGTGGTGGGCGAGGTGGGCACCAGCGTCCAGCTGAAAGTTCTCCAACTCAGCAGCAACAAGGAGGAGGACAGGTTTGGGGTCCAGCACCTCAACCGCCCATGCAAGGAGGTCGTGGCAGGGGATTCCATCAGGGGCGCGGTGGTGGAGCACAGCCTCATGGTGGAATGGCACCACAGCAGCAAGGTGCCCCAGTGTCTGAATACCAGGGCCGTGGTGGGCCATATGCTAGAGGTGGCATGCCGCCTCAGCAGCATTATGGTGGGCACAGGGGAGGTGGAAGCATGGCTGGCGGACATGGGGTTGGCCCCTCTGCAGGTCCATCAAGACCACCAGCACCCGAGCTGCACCAAGCAATGCAAGCTCCATATGAAGCTGCCCAAGCATCATCATCGCAGGCAAGTTCATCAAGGCAGCCAGATGTGTCTGCTGCTCAGCTCCCTCAACAGTTTGAACAGCTCTCTGTTCAGGGTGAAGCTGCACATGGTCAGGCAATTCAACCTGTGGTTCCACTGGTGTCATCAAGCAAGTCTCTGAGGTTTCCACTGCGCCCTGGGAAAGGTAGCTTTGGTGACAGATGCGTGGTAAAGGCGAATCATTTCTTTGCCGAGCTACCCGACAAGGATCTTCATCAGTATGAT GTCTCGATCAAGCCAGAAGTTAGCTCACGTGGTGTGAACCGTGCTGTGATGGAACAGCTAGTCAGACACTATAAGGAGTCCTATTTAGGAGGACGCCTTCCAGCCTATGATGGCAGGAAGAGCCTTTACACAGCTGGTCCACTGCCGTTTACCTCGAGAGAGTTTCATATTGCTTTAATAGATGAGGATGATGGTTCAGGCAGTGAAAG GCGACAGAGGACTTTTAATGTGGTTATCAAATTAGCTGCACGTGCAGATCTTCACCACCTTGAATTGTTTTTAGCTGGGAGGCAAGCAGATGCTCCCCAAGAAGCTCTTCAAGTGCTCGATATTGTGCTGCGTGAGTTGCCTACTGCCAG ATACTCACCTATCGGTCGGTCATTCTATTCACCTAATTTAGGGAGAAGGCAACCACTTGGTGAAGGATTGGAGAGCTGGCGTGGTTTTTACCAGAGCATTCGCCCTACACAAATGGGCTTGTCCCTAAATATTG ATATGTCATCTACTGCATTCATTGAACCACTGCCTGTCATTGACTTCATCGCCCAGCTTTTAAATAGGGATGTTCAAGCGAGACCACTGTCTGATGCTGACCGTGTGAAG ATCAAGAAGGCGCTGAGAGGAGTGAAGGTTGAGGTCACACATCGTGGAAATATGCGCAGAAAATATCGCATATCTGGTTTAACATCACAGGCAACAAGGGAACTAAC CTTCCCGGTAGATGAAAGAGGAACTATGAAGTCTGTTGTGCAGTATTTTCAAGAGACATATGGTTTTACCATCCAACACACCAATTTGCCTTGCTTGCAAGTCGGTAACCAGCAGAGGCTAAACTATCTCCCCATGGAG GTTTGTAAGATAGTGGAAGGTCAGAGATATTCAAAGAGGTTGAATGAGAGGCAAATAACTGCTCTTTTGAAGGTCACATGTCAACGTCCTCATGAGCGCGAGCTTGATATTATTCAG ACGGTTCGACACAATGCTTACCATGAAGACCCTTATGCGAAAGAATTTGGCATCAAGATCAGTGAGAAACTTGCATCAGTCGAGGCACGGGTTTTACCTGCCCCCTGG CTTAAATACCATGACACTGGTAGAGAGAAAAAGTGCTTGCCCAGAATTGGACAGTGGAACATGATGAATAAG AAAATGGTGAATGGTGGGAGAGTGCAAAATTGGATGTGTATCAGTTTTGCTCGTAATGTGCATGAAAGTGTTGCTCGCGGATTCTGTCATGAACTTGTTCAGATGTGCCGGACATCTGGGATG GATTTTTCTATAGAACCTGTACTTCCTCCATCCAGTGAACGGCCTGATCAAGTGGAAAGAGCTCTAAAAGCACGCTACCATAATGCAATGAGCAAACTCCAGCCCCGTGGAGAACTTGATCTGCTTATTGTAATATTGCCCGACAACAATGGTTCTCTATATG GTGATCTAAAGCGAATATGTGAGACTGAGCTTGGATTAGTGTCTCAGTGTTGTTTGGCCAAGCATGTTACAAGTAGGAAGAGTAAACAACAGTACCTGGCAAATGTTGCTCTCAAGATAAATGTAAAG GTTGGGGGTAGGAACACTGTCCTTATGGATGCCTGGACAAGGGGGATACCTTTGGTTAGTGACAGGCCTACCATTATATTTGGTGCTGATGTGACACATCCTCATCCTGGGGAGGACTCCAGTCCCTCTATTGCAGCT GTTGTAGCTTCTCAGGATTGGCCGGAAGTAACGAAGTATGCTGGATTAGTTTCTGCTCAGGCCCATCGTCAAGAGTTGATTCAGGATTTGTTTAAAGTCTGGCAAGATCCTCAACGTGGAACTGTCACTGGTGGCATGATAAG GGAACTTCTTATTTCTTTTAAGAGGGCTACTGGAGAAAAGCCGGTGCGAATTATATTTTACAG GGACGGGGTTAGTGAAGGGCAGTTTTATCAAGTTTTACTGCATGAGCTCGATGCAATTCGGAAG GCATGTGCCTCTCTAGAACAGAACTATCAGCCACCAGTAACTTTTGTGGTGGTCCAAAAACGCCACCACACAAGGCTGTTTGCAAATGACCATCATGATCACCAATCGGTTGATAGGAGCGGAAATATACTACCTG GTACTGTTGTTGATTCTAAGATCTGCCACCCGACTGAGTTTGATTTTTACTTGTGCAGTCATGCTGGCATCCAA GGTACAAGCCGCCCTGCTCATTATCATGTCTTGTGGGATGAAAACAAATTCAGTGCCGATGATTTGCAAACTCTTACGAACAACCTTTGCTACAC CTATGCGAGGTGCACTCGCTCTGTATCTATTG TGCCGCCTGCATACTATGCTCATCTGGCTGCTTTCCGGGCCCGCTTTTATATGGAACCAGAGACATCAGATAGTGGTTCTTTGGCAAGTGGAGTTGCAGCTGGTCGTGggccacctggtagtgggccacgcAGTAGTCGGTTCGCTGGTAGTGTAGCTGTTAGACCTCTTCCCCCGCTAAAAGAAAATGTCAAGAGAGTTATGTTTTATTGCTGA
- the LOC140854270 gene encoding uncharacterized protein, whose translation MAHPQVDGKAEVTNRTILQGLKRRLGRTNGAWANKLYHVLWIYRTIPRALTRDPFSLSFGIEVVVSVEIGISSARVENYDELVNTEKLHADLDLLEEVRERAHIRMAAYQH comes from the coding sequence ATGGCTCATCCTCAAGTCGATGGGAAAGCAGAAGTGACCAATAGGACCATCCTGCAGGGCCTGAAACGGAGATTGGGTAGAACAAATGGGGCATGGGCCAACAAGCTTTATCATGTACTGTGGATATATCGGACAATACCGAGAGCACTAACGAGAGACCCCTTTAGCCTCTCCTTTGGAATTGAAGTGGTAGTCTCTGTTGAAATCGGAATCTCGTCAGCACGAGTCGAGAATTATGACGAACTCGTTAATACAGAAAAGCTCCACGCAGATTTGGATTTGCTAGAGGAGGTCCGAGAAAGAGCTCACATCAGAATGGCTGCTTATCAACACTGA
- the LOC105058897 gene encoding sucrose synthase 7, with translation MAASSVSFKRSDSIADSMPEALKQSRYMMKRCFSRYVSKGQRIMKNKELMEELEKSVDDKIEKDRLMEGFLGYIICCTQEAVVLPPIVAFAVRTNPGIWEYVKMHSEDLMVESITPSEYLKSKEIIYDEQWAKDENALEVDFGAFDLKMPCLSLPSSIGNGTQFVCKFLSSKLNEKSDSMKSLLDYLLTLNHRGEKLMINSTLDTMNKLQTALLVAEVFVSGIPKNTPFQKFEQRFQEWGLEKGWGNTAESVKETLHCLSELLQAPDPVNMEKFFRRVPTIFNIVIFSPHGYFGQADVLGLPDTGGQVVYILDKVKAFEEELLLRIQQQGLSVKPQILVVTRLIPEARRTKCNQELEPILNTKHSHILRVPFKTKDGVLQHWVSRFDIYPYLERYAQDAAAKILDHLEEKPDLIIGNYTDGNLVASLVATKLGVTQGTIAHALEKTKYEDSDVKWKELEGKYHFSCQFTADIVSMNTADFIITSTYQEIAGTKDRPGQYESHCAFTLPGLCRFVSGINVFDPKFNIASPGADQSIYFPYTQKQKRLTSFHPAIEELLHNKVDNDEHIGSLADRNKPIIFSMARLDTVKNLTGLVDWYGKNKRLRDLVSLVVVGGFFDPSKSKDREEINEIEKMHSLIETHQLTGQIRWIKAQNDRVRNGELYRCIADTKGAFVQPALYEAFGLTVIEAMNCGLPTFATNQGGPAEIVVDGISGFHIDPYNGEESSNKIADFFEKCREDSTYWNKVSTAGLQRIYECYTWKIYATKVLNMGSVFGFWKQLTKDEKQAKQRYIQMLYSLQFRNLAKTVLLASEQAQQVAAPKPRAKPRAQPEQRRTQSRLQRVIKDALMPKAPTQQATQSAAQTE, from the exons GAAGCTGTTGTCCTTCCTCCAATTGTAGCATTTGCCGTCAGAACCAATCCTGGAATATGGGAGTATGTCAAAATGCATTCAGAGGATCTAATGGTCGAATCAATCACTCCTTCAGAATACCTGAAGtccaaagaaataatatatgatgAGCAATG GGCAAAGGATGAGAATGCTCtagaagtggattttggagccTTCGATCTAAAGATGCCTTGCCTCAGCTTACCATCATCCATTGGCAATGGCACGCAGTTTGTATGCAAATTCTTGTCATCCAAACTGAATGAGAAGTCCGATAGCATGAAGTCTTTATTGGACTACTTACTCACCCTTAATCACCGCGGAGAA AAATTAATGATTAATAGCACCCTTGACACCATGAACAAACTCCAGACAGCTCTGCTGGTGGCTGAAGTGTTTGTCAGTGGAATTCCCAAGAACACCCCATTCCAAAAGTTTGAACAAAG ATTTCAGGAATGGGGATTGGAGAAAGGATGGGGCAATACCGCCGAAAGTGTTAAGGAGACTCTGCACTGTCTATCTGAGCTTCTTCAAGCACCAGATCctgtgaacatggagaaattcttCCGTAGAGTTCCTACCATCTTTAACATTGTGATCTTCTCGCCCCATGGCTATTTCGGACAAGCTGATGTCCTCGGGTTGCCTGATACCGGTGGGCAG GTTGTTTACATCCTGGATAAAGTAAAGGCCTTTGAAGAGGAATTGCTCCTCAGAATCCAGCAGCAAGGGTTGAGTGTAAAACCTCAAATTCTAGtg GTAACCAGGCTAATACCGGAAGCCCGGAGAACCAAATGCAACCAGGAACTTGAGCCAATTCTCAATACCAAGCATTCCCACATCCTTCGGGTGCCATTTAAGACAAAAGATGGAGTTTTGCAGCACTGGGTTTCTCGTTTCGATATCTATCCTTACCTCGAGAGATATGCTCAG GATGCTGCTGCCAAAATTCTTGACCACTTAGAAGAGAAACCAGACCTGATCATTGGGAATTATACTGATGGAAATTTGGTGGCATCTCTTGTCGCAACCAAACTTGGAGTGACACAG GGAACCATTGCACATGCTCTTGAGAAGACcaagtatgaagattctgatgTCAAGTGGAAGGAATTGGAAGGAAAGTATCACTTCTCATGCCAATTCACAGCTGACATCGTTTCAATGAATACTgctgatttcatcataacaagtACATACCAAGAAATTGCTGGAAC CAAGGATAGGCCTGGCCAGTATGAGAGCCACTGTGCATTCACTCTTCCAGGGCTATGTCGGTTTGTCTCAGGCATCAATGTCTTTGATCCCAAGTTTAACATAGCTTCTCCTGGAGCCGATCAATCAATCTACTTCCCCTACACACAAAAGCAGAAACGACTGACTTCATTTCATCCCGCCATCGAGGAGCTGCTGCATAACAAAGTAGACAATGATGAACACAT AGGATCCCTTGCAGACAGAAATAAGCCAATCATATTCTCAATGGCAAGGCTTGACACAGTCAAGAACCTCACTGGGCTAGTTGACTGGTATGGGAAGAACAAGAGGCTGAGGGACCTCGTGAGCCTTGTTGTGGTtggaggcttcttcgatccctcGAAATCAAAGGACAGGGAAGAGATCAATGAGATCGAGAAGATGCATTCACTGATTGAGACACACCAATTGACAGGTCAGATAAGATGGATAAAGGCACAGAATGATCGGGTTCGAAATGGCGAGCTATACCGCTGCATTGCTGATACTAAGGGAGCTTTTGTTCAG CCTGCTTTGTATGAGGCATTTGGACTTACAGTCATAGAGGCGATGAACTGTGGCCTGCCGACCTTCGCTACAAACCAAGGAGGACCGGCAGAGATTGTTGTTGATGGAATTTCTGGATTCCATATTGATCCCTACAATGGAGAGGAATCTAGCAACAAGATTGCAGATTTCTTTGAGAAATGCCGGGAGGACAGTACCTACTGGAATAAGGTGTCAACAGCCGGCCTCCAACGGATATATGAATG CTACACTTGGAAGATATATGCAACCAAGGTATTGAACATGGGATCAGTCTTTGGCTTCTGGAAGCAATTGACAAAGGATGAGAAGCAAGCCAAACAAAGATATATCCAGATGCTCTACAGCCTCCAGTTCAGAAATTTG GCCAAAACAGTCCTCTTAGCGAGCGAACAAGCTCAACAGGTGGCCGCACCAAAGCCTAGGGCAAAACCTCGGGCACAGCCAGAGCAGAG GCGCACTCAATCACGCTTGCAAAG GGTCATAAAAGACGCTCTCATGCCAAAAGCACCCACACAGCAAGCCACCCAGAGTGCTGCTCAAACAGAGTAG